TGGTGAGCCAGGAAGGATTCGAACCTTCGACTCTCGCCTTAAAAGGGCGATACTCTACCACTGAGTTACTGGCCCGTGAGTTCGCTACATTTTTAAGCACCCATTTGTTTGTCAAATTTTTTGGTCTTAGCTCTCTTACGTGATTTTTCTTGACAGCACACGTGTCGAATTTTGTGTAACCACAAAAAGGATATCATTTTCATGCTTACCAGTTCGCAGACCAGAAAAAGCTTTTTAGACTTCTTTGCAGCAAAAGGTCACGAGATAGTTCCTTCTGCTCCACTTGTGCCGATCAACGATCCTTCACTGCTTTTTACAAACGCAGGAATGAACCAATTCAAGGACATCTTTCTTGGAACCGGTTCACGAGATTACACACGAGCAGTTGACAGCCAGAAATGCCTTCGCGCCGGAGGTAAACACAACGATCTTGAGGAAGTTGGAAAGGACGAATATCACCACACTTTCTTCGAAATGCTCGGTAACTGGTCATTCGGTGATTATTATAAAAAAGAAGCGATCGAATGGGCATGGGAACTGGTTACCTCAATCTGGAATATTCCCAAAGACAGATTGTATGCATCGGTGCATTATGAAGATGATGAATCCTTTGAGCTATGGAAAAAGGTCACAGATATAGCACCTGAGCGTGTACTTAAATTCGGTGATAAAGACAATTTCTGGGAAATGGCAGATACCGGTCCCTGCGGACCGTGCTCGGAAATCCATTATGACCGAGGAATAGACCATTGTTCTCACAAAGATGATCCAAACCATATCTGTGAAGTGAACGGTTCATGCGGACGCTATGTCGAGATATGGAATCTCGTGTTTATACAATTCAACCGTCTTGAAAATGGAGAACTTATAGACCTGCCCAAAAAGCATGTGGATACCGGCGCGGGTTTCGAGCGTCTCGTTGCAATTCTTCAAGGCAAAACATCAAACTATGAAACCGATCTGTTCATGCCGATCATTTGTCAAATAGAAAAGATTGCAGATACAAAATTTGAAGATGACAAACATTCGTTTCGAGTAATCTCAGATCATATACGAGCCCTGACATGCGCTATTGCGGACGGCGTACTTCCTTCAAATGTTGGAAGAGGATATGTCATCAGAAGAATCTTGCGCAGAGCAACACGCTTTGGCAGGATCATCAATATCCACAAACCTTTCCTTGCAGAGCTTGTCGATACAGTCTGTGATATTCTTGGTGATCAATATCCTGAGATCATCGAGAAAAAGATGCACGTCAAGATGGCGATCAATGCAGAAGAAGAGCGATTCAACCAGACGCTGGATATGGGAATCAGTAAATTCAACGATATCGTTGATCAACTCGGCACCAGCACCATTATCTCAGGTAAAAATGCTTTTATGCTTTATGATACGTATGGATTCCCCCTTGATCTCACTGAGCTTATGGCTGAAGAAAAAGGTCTGGAAGTTGATAAAAGGGGATTTGAAAAAGAGATGGAAGCACAAAAAGCTCGTGCACGCGATGATGCTAAATTCGATCACCAAAAAGACTCATTTTCAAAACTGGATGTGCCGGCAGAACATAAAAGTGAATTCATCGGATATGAAAACGACGCAGCAAATTGCAGGATCGAGCATTACTATGTTGATGAGGACAATAATGTCGTGCTTGTACTCGACAAAACTCCGTTCTATGCAGAATCCGGCGGTGAGGTTGCTGATACGGGAAAAATATTCAATAGCGAATTCGAGATAGTGGTTGAGGATGTGCAGAAACAAAATGATGTGATCTTTCATTTTGGTAAGTTGGTCAGCGGTGCAATAAAAGAGAAAAATGTAAAAGCGCTTGTCGATCTTGAACGACGGAAAAATATTGCGCGAAATCATACTGCAACACACCTTCTTCATGCAGCACTTCGTGAAGTACTCGGCACCCATCTCCATCAGAAAGGTTCTCATGTTGCGCCGGATAGATTAAGATTCGACTTCACTCATTTTCAGCAGGTTTCCACCGAAGAACTCGAGCGAGTTGAACGTCTTGTGAATCAAAAAATCATCTCGAACATTCCTGTCAACCCCTCAATTGAAGATCTCGATAACGCACGAAAAAAAGGAGCGATGGCTCTCTTTGGTGAAAAGTACGAAAAGAAAGTACGGGTTATTGGTATTGGTGACTATTCGATGGAGCTATGCGGAGGTCTGCACAGCCAGCGAACGGGTGATGTCGGTTTTTTCAAGATCATTTCAGAAAGCTCTATCGCCGCAGGGGTTCGCAGGATCGAAGCAGTAACAGGTCTTTTCGCCTATGATTTCGTTAAAGAACACGAGCACATTCTTCATCAGATACAAGGGCAGTTGAATACAAAATTATCTGAAGTTCCAGAAAAAATAGATAAATTGCATGCTGAAAACAAGGAACTGCGGAAGCACATCGATGGACTTGAATCATCGACGTTAAGGGATGTTATATCTGAACGTATTGCGCAAAAAATCGAGGTGGAAGGTGTTGCTGTTGTGTCCGGAATTCTCAACGTGAATGACGTTCATCAACTCAAAGAAGCTGCTGATATACTCAGGCAAAAAATTGGTTCGTGTATCGGCTTATTCGGTGCAGCAATCGATGATAAAGTCTCCCTCGTATGCATTGTGACCAAAGACCTGACCAAGCGTTTTCATGCTGGTAAGATCGTGAACAAAGCTGCTGCATACGTAGGCGGCAAGGGCGGCGGAAAGCCAGATATGGCAATGGCTGGCGGAAAAAATCTTGAGGGAATGAAAAACCTTTTTGAAGAAATCCACAAAATAATAAAGTCTCCTTTTTCAAGAAAATATTTTACAGAAAATACTAAAAAATCCGAAACGAATAGCAACAACAAAAATGTATAAAATTATTCTCAATCCGTTTGCAGGCAAAGGTAAAGCATTCAAAAGTGTTCGTCATATCGAACATTTTTTTACTAAACTCGATATGTCATACGATTTGGTGCTGACAAATTGCTCGCGTCAGGCGATCGACTTTGCCCACGAAGCTGTTATTCAGGGGGTGGAGAACATTATCGCCGCAGGTGGTGACGGCACCATAAATGAAGTGATTAACGGCATAATGAAATCCGGTTATCCAAATAATGTTAATGTTGGCATTATTCCCATTGGCGGTGGTAATGATTTTGCAAAAAACCTTGTTCTTCCTCACAAACTCAAAGACGTCATAAAAATCATTCAAGATCATCATGTTAACCTTGTGGATATCGGGCAGGTGGAAGATTTTTATTTTATCAATACGCTTGGTGTCGGCTTCGATGCGCAGGTTGCAATATCATATATAAAAAACAAGTGGCTCAATGGATTCCCAGGATATATGTATGCGGTGATGAAAGCCCTCATCCGAAAAGACAGTTATTATGTAACGCTCACGATCAATGGTGAAACATTTAAGAAAGATGCACTTTTTGTTACCGTTGGGAACGGCATTTGCTGCGGTGGACAATTCTACCTGACACCCGACGCAAAAATTGATGATGAAGAGTTCGATTTCTGCGTTATCGATAAACTGTCCAGACGTAAGATATTGAAATTCATCCCGAAAGCCGTGAAAGGCTTGCATACCGAACTGCCTGCAGCACATATGTACAAGGGACAGCAAATACTCATCCAATCACAGCGTGACCTGCCCCTCTATATGGATGGCGAAATTCCTGAACTGAATGATAAAAGAAATATACTTGTAAAAATACTTCCGCACAGAATCAGATTAATCACTCCAAAATACGACTTTGATCAGGATCCTCGTTCGTTTGGTGAGATGGGGTCGGATACCCAATAACCAATATCCAACTTCAATTTATCATAGCCAAATCAGAGTTCAATGATGTTAAGGTCGATAGTTTACCCTGATTATTGTGGCTGATCACTAACCACCACTTTAAAGAACTTCTTATTTTGTCCTGATAAAGGATAGTTATAATTCAAGTCATCAACTACATCTATCAGGTGAACATCATCACAAACAAAATCAGGTGAATCTCCGGCATACAGCTTATACCAGATTCCATTTAGCTCAGGATATAAATTACCTTGGTATGTACCATATTCCACTTCATCCCAGCTTATATTCATAATAGTCCCAGTTTGAGTAATGTAAAGTTCAGTTTCATCAGGTGCAATATTATCAACTGAATAGCCGGAATCAGGAAGAGATGGATGATAAATCAGAGTAACATCAGTATGGGCAAGGATTTGAAATGTTGAATAATTCGTGGAGACATAACTCGAATCTTTGCAGGTAGGTGCAAAAACGGAATATTCTGCATAACCAGTTGCGGGAATTTGTGAAATAAATGTAAGTACTTCATCGTCTCGTTTCCAATAATATTGTTTTGAATTATCTTTAATAGATCTTTCAATTATTTCCTGAGGATTATAAAAGATATCAGTCGATCCTTTTTCACTAAATTCATCATCATATCTCCATACAGAATAGGATTCTATCGTTACGGGAGAATTCGGTGCATCGTAAGGACTTCTATTCCAAATAAGTTGTACATTTCTACCCTGATCATCAGGAACATCTGTAACACCTGTTATGACTGGTGCTGCTGCAGATCTATCAAAATAGTACGCTCCCATATCTGTAATTGTTGCATCGGGATCAAAGGGTGAAGCTGGATCACCGGTATTTATACAGGGAGACATGGTCGCATCGGGAACAGGAAAATTATCCCAAGTGAGATGATAATCATCATTTGCTGCATCAGCAAATAGGGGATCGGAATCAATATTTCCAGTGCCTGTATAACCACCTTCTATATCCGAATAAGTTATAGTGATTGAACTATTTGTATCAAGATAGATTTCCTCAGGAGAATTATTCCATAAAATTGAGTTAAGTATATTTGGATTTGCAGTAAATCTACATGCAATGCCACCACCAAAATTTGCAGTGTTATTTGTTACAGTAATATTATTAAATACTGGATTACAATCCCAGCAATAAATTCCACCACCTAAACTACTCGTATTATTTATTACAGTAACGTTACGCAGATCACAATTGGCATTATCACAACCTATACCTCCTCCAATCGAATTATCATGATTTCCTGAAACTATTACATCTTTTAGAGTTGCGCACGCATACGTTCTAAAGTACATACCTCCACCGCCCTGGCCGGATGTATTATTAGTAACTTCTACATTTTGAAAAGTTGGACTTGAAACATTCTGACAGTATACACCTCCACCTCGACTGGTCGTAGTATTAGCGATTATTCTAACATATTCGACTGTAGGGCTAGATCCTATACAAAGTATACCTGCTCCATTTTGAGAACTTATATTACCATTTGTGATTGTAAATCCGGTTAATACTGCAGATGAACTCTCTCCATTTGTAATTGTTACTACTCTTCCAGCAGCATTTCCATCAATAATAGTGCTGGAAATATAAGAAGTATCCTGCGTGGTTAAAAACAAAGAACCGACAGTAATGTTCTTTCCGTTGTAATTGATATTTTCAACGTATGTTCCAGGTTGAACAAGTACTGTATCAGAATTTACAGCAGCGTTAATTCCCGCTTGAATTGTAGTTTGCTCTGCAGGAATGTTGATAATCGTTGAATTGAGATGATTGAATAAAAAACAAAAGCAAAAAACAAGGAACAATTTTTTCATGGCTTCTCCTATAATAAAATCATTGTCGATTGCATACAATATCCTTTTAAAATTCATTCTTCGGTATAGACAAAGGATATTATTAAACTACTAGTAATTACTTATATCAGATAAAATTAATGAAATATAATAAAACAACGTTAACATCACAATATGTTAAGAACTATACACTTCTATTCTTTTTTTAGAATTTCCCAATTCTTATCTTACATTTTTCGTAATATGATTAGCTGTCAAGAAGTATATACTTTAATAAAAAAAGTCAAATGACTGTTATTCTCTCCTCTTGCCAGTTATATGCTCGATTGTAATTTTAATTACTGCAACATCATTACCGGCTTTTATTATCTCTCTCTTTCCTTCAGGCATATATTCTTTCGCATATTTCTTCAGGATCAAAATTAGAGCTTTTCTCTTTTCATCATTCTGCGGTTCGGAAGCTCTTCCAAAAATAATAACACTTTGATACCTGGCACTGAACTCTTCGGTATCACTTCGGTTGGACCAACCACACAAAACGACACTTTTGTATTTTTCCTAATACCATCCAACTTTTCCCCTTCCGATGCACAATGAATATAGATCGCATTATTATGATACACATAGTGAAGTGGAACAGCATACGGGTATTCATCATCTCCAATCGTTGCCAGCACGCCGTATTCACTCTTTTTTAAAAGTGCTTTAGTTTTTTCCGTTGTGAGTTTTCTATCCTGTCTTCTCATTTTTCGAAACATATGTATCTCCTGCTGTATAACGTAAAAGAATTACTTCAATTTTTTCCTTTTGAATATAGTACGTTTTGTCAAGAAGCTTAAGTTTAATTAAACCATAAAAAAAAGTTCGAATGATATACACAAATCATTAATCGGTAACAATCTAAGGTTTGGCAACCAGATCATAATATTTTCTCTTTATATCTGAGTAGCTGTCTCAAATACTGTCACTGAATGTCAATCACGACTCGGTTAACGGTAAGTTTTCACTATTATACATTACAATTTGTAAATTAAGCTTGACATAATTATATCTTTACTTTCCATTTGACACCAAGGAGATACAATGAAAATTGGAAATCATTTAAAAGTCTGGAGAGCCCGGTTTGATATAACTCAAGACGAGCTCGGTAAATCGGTTGAATTGAGCAGGCAGACGATTCATTCGATCGAACGGGGTAAATTTATTCCCTCAGTACATTCTGCATTAAAGATTGCAGCATATTTTGAAACAACTGTTGAGGAAATATTCTATTTAAACAAGGAGAACAAAAATGAAACTTAAAGGAAATTATATTCTGATGTTCGTGATCCAGTTACTTTCAGGAATATTGACATACTTTGCATGTCTGAAATATGACATTTATGGCGTCATTATAGGCTTTGTTCCCTTCATGATCGCCTTGATACTTGTGCAGATAAACCATAAACCAGATGAACGGGAAGAATCCCTCTTGCATAAATCTAACAGTTATGAAGGTATCATTGTAGCAATTGTTATGGTGCTAACCTATCTTCGATTCCCAGAAGTAAACTGGTTCTATATCTTTGTGTCCTCAATTGGAGTTGTGCGCGGAATTGTAGGCGTTCTGCTATTTCTTTTTGCATAATACCAGATCATATCGTCAGAGCATTTATTTCGAAAGCCCAAATTTTGGTTTATAAAAAAGACCTTCGAGCAATCTCAAAGGTCTTTGTATTTTTGATTATCGTTGGTTACTTTTTCTGGTAATCAGAACCTGTTCTCTTAAATCTATCCACTGCATATTTGGAAATGAGAAATATCTGATCAGCAGCGTCCTGTTTAACATAGTATTGATTTTCATCTTTTGGAATAAATCTGCAGGCATATTCAGGACCTGTCAACGTGCGCACTTCCACAAGCACTTCTGGATTTCGCCAGTCAACATCGACGGGTTCTTCCTGGAATTGCTGTGCCTTGAGAGGTGAAAATGCTTTCGTAATAGCACCAATATCATTCTGGTGGACTTCCATGTAATCATCACCCTGTACGATAGACCATAGTGAATCGATAAGTGTAAAGACAACGGTTGTATCATTCCAGGTAACTTCAACCTGCTGGAGATCATTTTGAGGGATATTTATGATCGCTTTATCTCTCCATTGATCGAGGGGACGATCAAGAGTGTAAGACAAGTTTCCCTGCACAGCATAGACCTTATCCGAACCCTCTTCTCGAATATAGGTGTTCATGCCGGACTGATCTGTTTTACCAGCATAGAAATCGAGCACCATCACATCACCTTTATAGACCTTGATGTTCGTGCCGGTTTCTCCATTCACCTCGAAGATAGACTGTTTTTCGGGATTCTCAGAAACAATGGTTTCGAACTTCATATCAGTAAGAACTCTAATGAGCCGCTGCATTGCCTGCTCATCAGCAGCATACTCGATTGGATAACTCAATTCCCAATCATCATCCATGACGAATGTTACATCATTTTCTCCGTCCTGATGCATGATCTCGATCTTGGATACACCAGCTGCATCGAAGGCAGCAAAACCAGTTTGTTCACCACGTTCGAGTTTTGGTTCTATACCTTTTATAATGAAATATATGAGTGCTAATATCACGACAATAATGATAAGCCAGATAACAGATTTCTTCATTTGAGTTCCTCCTTGTGACCAGTGATTTTACCGTTTTTCATCTACACCCCCATGAATCGTTTTATCCTTGCATAGCGAGTCTTCTTGATTCGCCAAAGCAGAATACCCACAAGAATAACAATGATGGGTGGTAGCAATACTGCAATGAATTTTATCGTTCCTTTTGAACCGTCAGAAATGTCCTTCAACTGACGTGCAGCGATATTTTTGGATCGAATCTCGATGAGACCTTTCTCCTGCGCCATCCAGTCAACAACATTTGCAAAAAAGGTCGCATTATTCTGGTTTGCAAAATCATCCTGCACAAAGCTTGCATTACCAACAACGAGAAGTCGGGATTGTACTCCATTCTCAAGAAATCCAGTTGTATCGATGCTGTCAGGTAGAGGATTATCTTTAAAATAACTGTTATAATTTCCCAACAGAAGAGCTGCAACAGGAAGTTTTGATCTATTATATTGATCCATCGGGATTTTATACTGAAGATTGATATTCAATTGTCCAACCTGCGTACCGCTAAGCTCTGAACTTCGTGCAAGCCAGATAACCTCCATGCTGTCCTGTTCGGCTTGAGTCGTTTCAATAGAACTTGCGAACGCCATGATCAGTGATTTAAGATCTTTTACGATAATATTCTCTCTGTTCAAATCAATAAGATCAAGGATGAAAGGATACTGGATATAGCTGATCGCATAGCCGCCCTGATATTGCTGCCTGACCTGTATGGATGAGCATCTCTTATCGAACAAAAGATTACGTTTGACTTCGAAGCCATAATGTCCGAACCATTCATTCATATCGTTTTCATAGTATGTTGCTTTCCCAGTATTAATATCAGCTTCAACATTACCAACAAGGAACATAACTTTTTTACCCTTCATGATGAACTGATCGATAAGATATTTTTCATCATAAGGAATCTCTGATTTCGGACCGGCTATAACGAGAATTTCTGCATCATCCAATCCTTTGGGGTCTTCTTTCAGGTTGACCGGTTTCAGATTATAGTTCGCTTGAAGCATCTGCTGGATGGTCTGCATCTTATCCGGGAACGGCACTTCATCGTGCCCCTGCAGGAAAGCGATCGTTGGCAGTGAAACCTTGATTAGTTTATTCATTTTAGATGCAATTTCATACTCGAGATTTTCTGTACTCTGTACAATCGGAAGCACTTCGGTCTTGTCTTCATACATAAAGACCATTCCCATCACAACTTTTTTGATCTGGATCTGGTCATTCTCGATCGTGTTGAGCTGCACTTCAGGAATGCCAAATCGACGGGCATCCATCGCAAGTTTCTGCTCATCTTCTGCCTTAACGAACTCAAACTGGAAATACCTGCTGGCGAATGCTTTGAATTCCTCAAGTTTATCTTTCACATCCCTGCGGAGATTGTTGTAAGGATAGGGAATTTCACTTGAGAAAAAGCACTTGATCGTGAATTTATCATCAAGATTTCTTACGAACTCTTTGCTGTAATTGGAGATTGAATAACGTCTGTCAGCTGTGAGGTCAATCCTTGTAAAAAGGTATAATGAGATCAAATTGATAAGTACAATGATCACGACAACTAAAATTATTTTTGATGTATTATTTAATTTTCCCATGATGACTCCTTCCTACTTCGATAAGTATTTGCGTCTTGATAATGAGTGCCAGGCAAAGAAAAGGAAGAGGAATATGAGGGATAGGTAATAAATAATATCACG
This genomic interval from Candidatus Cloacimonadota bacterium contains the following:
- the alaS gene encoding alanine--tRNA ligase produces the protein MLTSSQTRKSFLDFFAAKGHEIVPSAPLVPINDPSLLFTNAGMNQFKDIFLGTGSRDYTRAVDSQKCLRAGGKHNDLEEVGKDEYHHTFFEMLGNWSFGDYYKKEAIEWAWELVTSIWNIPKDRLYASVHYEDDESFELWKKVTDIAPERVLKFGDKDNFWEMADTGPCGPCSEIHYDRGIDHCSHKDDPNHICEVNGSCGRYVEIWNLVFIQFNRLENGELIDLPKKHVDTGAGFERLVAILQGKTSNYETDLFMPIICQIEKIADTKFEDDKHSFRVISDHIRALTCAIADGVLPSNVGRGYVIRRILRRATRFGRIINIHKPFLAELVDTVCDILGDQYPEIIEKKMHVKMAINAEEERFNQTLDMGISKFNDIVDQLGTSTIISGKNAFMLYDTYGFPLDLTELMAEEKGLEVDKRGFEKEMEAQKARARDDAKFDHQKDSFSKLDVPAEHKSEFIGYENDAANCRIEHYYVDEDNNVVLVLDKTPFYAESGGEVADTGKIFNSEFEIVVEDVQKQNDVIFHFGKLVSGAIKEKNVKALVDLERRKNIARNHTATHLLHAALREVLGTHLHQKGSHVAPDRLRFDFTHFQQVSTEELERVERLVNQKIISNIPVNPSIEDLDNARKKGAMALFGEKYEKKVRVIGIGDYSMELCGGLHSQRTGDVGFFKIISESSIAAGVRRIEAVTGLFAYDFVKEHEHILHQIQGQLNTKLSEVPEKIDKLHAENKELRKHIDGLESSTLRDVISERIAQKIEVEGVAVVSGILNVNDVHQLKEAADILRQKIGSCIGLFGAAIDDKVSLVCIVTKDLTKRFHAGKIVNKAAAYVGGKGGGKPDMAMAGGKNLEGMKNLFEEIHKIIKSPFSRKYFTENTKKSETNSNNKNV
- a CDS encoding diacylglycerol kinase family lipid kinase; amino-acid sequence: MYKIILNPFAGKGKAFKSVRHIEHFFTKLDMSYDLVLTNCSRQAIDFAHEAVIQGVENIIAAGGDGTINEVINGIMKSGYPNNVNVGIIPIGGGNDFAKNLVLPHKLKDVIKIIQDHHVNLVDIGQVEDFYFINTLGVGFDAQVAISYIKNKWLNGFPGYMYAVMKALIRKDSYYVTLTINGETFKKDALFVTVGNGICCGGQFYLTPDAKIDDEEFDFCVIDKLSRRKILKFIPKAVKGLHTELPAAHMYKGQQILIQSQRDLPLYMDGEIPELNDKRNILVKILPHRIRLITPKYDFDQDPRSFGEMGSDTQ
- a CDS encoding helix-turn-helix transcriptional regulator → MKIGNHLKVWRARFDITQDELGKSVELSRQTIHSIERGKFIPSVHSALKIAAYFETTVEEIFYLNKENKNET
- a CDS encoding DUF4340 domain-containing protein, which gives rise to MKKSVIWLIIIVVILALIYFIIKGIEPKLERGEQTGFAAFDAAGVSKIEIMHQDGENDVTFVMDDDWELSYPIEYAADEQAMQRLIRVLTDMKFETIVSENPEKQSIFEVNGETGTNIKVYKGDVMVLDFYAGKTDQSGMNTYIREEGSDKVYAVQGNLSYTLDRPLDQWRDKAIINIPQNDLQQVEVTWNDTTVVFTLIDSLWSIVQGDDYMEVHQNDIGAITKAFSPLKAQQFQEEPVDVDWRNPEVLVEVRTLTGPEYACRFIPKDENQYYVKQDAADQIFLISKYAVDRFKRTGSDYQKK
- a CDS encoding Gldg family protein, producing the protein MGKLNNTSKIILVVVIIVLINLISLYLFTRIDLTADRRYSISNYSKEFVRNLDDKFTIKCFFSSEIPYPYNNLRRDVKDKLEEFKAFASRYFQFEFVKAEDEQKLAMDARRFGIPEVQLNTIENDQIQIKKVVMGMVFMYEDKTEVLPIVQSTENLEYEIASKMNKLIKVSLPTIAFLQGHDEVPFPDKMQTIQQMLQANYNLKPVNLKEDPKGLDDAEILVIAGPKSEIPYDEKYLIDQFIMKGKKVMFLVGNVEADINTGKATYYENDMNEWFGHYGFEVKRNLLFDKRCSSIQVRQQYQGGYAISYIQYPFILDLIDLNRENIIVKDLKSLIMAFASSIETTQAEQDSMEVIWLARSSELSGTQVGQLNINLQYKIPMDQYNRSKLPVAALLLGNYNSYFKDNPLPDSIDTTGFLENGVQSRLLVVGNASFVQDDFANQNNATFFANVVDWMAQEKGLIEIRSKNIAARQLKDISDGSKGTIKFIAVLLPPIIVILVGILLWRIKKTRYARIKRFMGV